The stretch of DNA AAAGAGATGCTTCCCAAATATCATCTAAAAGAACTGTTTTAGTCTTTATAAGAGGGATGGATAGACCAACATAGAAGTTGTAATACCTATGAGGTGACTGTGGAGGGACCTTTGACCCCTGGTATGTTCCAGCATCACTGCGATCCTCAGGTTTGATGATGATGTTACAGCAAGCTACAGTTGTTGAATTGGGGCTTTTGTTGCCCAGGATCGGTCTTCTCTTTCCTAAATCCACTGTTCCTGACACGATGCTTTCCCACTGCGGATGCCGAGGCCCAGGGGTTGATTGCACCACCAAATTCTGGCCACCGGGAGATGCTGTCTGAACATTAGTGCTCACCACATCAACAAAATGACCTTCACACCAGCTGCTAGAATCTGGTTGATGGTGATAAACCTCATCCACATTCTGCATCCTCTCCTGAAGCTGCTGCCTGGCTTCCTGACATCTCAGCCAGGCAAAGTTCCAGACACGCATCCCCCGGGGGCCCCGCAGGAAGCTGGCCTGGGCCTTTACCTCCTGGAATCTCTCTGGGCTGAACTGTTGGAACCTGTCTTGGAAAGCCCGGAGGATGGAGCTGTCAGTGCAAGAAGGGGAAATACTGGTGGTGGTTGGATCTGAGCCATGCTCTGCATGGATATCAGACTGACAAAGGGATGAAACGTTTGGGCTAGAGTGTTGGTTTTGGTGCAGAAGGTCTCTTTGATGAGCCTGTGAGGCACTTTCAAAGTCCTGCACTGCATGGATTCTGGACTGACTCTGATCCAGGTAGTCAGTGCATTCATTGGCCAGTGCTGTAGCCTGTTTGTAAAGAGACTTTTATTTACTATAAATGTGAATGAGAAAGAATtcttattatttctttgttaatACAGTGCTAGTGTGTCAAATACAAACCTGctcacaaaaatcacacacgtTGACCATGATCTGCAGCTCTCTACCACACTCCTCTGCCCGGCACAGGAAGTCCTCTAGGCCTGACTTGAAGGCGTAGACAAATTCCTTGAACGTCTCAGTCTCCGGGTACGAGAGCCCGTTCTGCTGAAGCTGCTCAGCTTCTGACACCAGCGACATGGCATGGTGTCGTCGGTCCTGCgcgaggagagaaagagaaactcagcgagctgcacaacaaacaaatacaggaaaaatggcagccacaaaaaaaataaataaataaaatgaaataaaaatctttgaCTGACATTAGCTTCAATTAGGAAACCAGTGAAGCTGTTGAGGATCTGCTCCATTCTGTCTCCAGAATCCTCGACTGACTCCGCCTCCAGCAGATGGCGCTCTCCCTCTTCATTAACCCACTGCTGAATctacacagagggaaacacagtaAATATGTATTTGGtgatacagtatataaataaaatatgtgattagattctttttatttaaactctCCTGTTTTGTGTTAAGTCAATAACAGTCGTGTGTGTATGTCCAGGTGTGGCTGTACTGAGTGCATTACTTACAATTTCTTAATTACTTACTTAAAAGCACTCTTGAGTTAATTAAAGCCTTTTAGTGTCAAGGAATTTCTTGGTTTCTTTCCACctctttatttcattattatggTTGACCCAGTGGGTTATAAAATGACTACTTAATATTGGTCACATTATAAGGAAAAGAGAGCaggaataaaatgtaaaactgtttaTGTGTGCCCtactttttaaatataactggtgacctgtacagggtgtaccctgcctctcgccctatgatagctgagATAGGTTCCAGAAACTGATCTGAACCTTAGCAAACGAACATCAGTTAGTACAATGTACCTGTGTGAAGTGTCCCTCCATCTCTCTGAGTTGCAGCAGGTACTCCAGGTGCTCCAGTGACACGTTGGACCTCTGCACAAGGAAGTGAGCCTGCTCCTCCACATGGTTGTACAGACTGGTCACCGAGTCCACTGCATCACTGCATAGAGGAAAACGTAGGATCAAAGACTCCTTAAGGAAGCCAATAACACtaataaatgtcattttaaacatttccatGTACTCGGACACTCCACTGAAGATGagttcacatttttaatgtgactTACCTGATAAAATAAGAGCAAGTTCCTACtcaaagtggaagaaaacacTTGGCTTACttacaaataaatcaaattgtCTGGCCTCATTTCTTTTACATCTTGTTTCATATTCCATAAAGAAAGCCATATGCAATGTTAAGGATGACACTTAAGGacactgaagcttgttgtttcACAATAAATCCTGAATCAGACTGTAGGCCAGCAGCTGGGATTTTCCACAGTTGTAAAAGGAGCATGAGAGAGGAGGATGATTTGTGGTTACCTAAAGTCCTCGCAATGGGGGTATTTGAGGTCGCTCTCCTTCCTTAGCCTGGCCAGAATAGCCCCACCCTCTCTCTGCAGGCTGACCAATCGGCTATCCTCCAGAACGTCCCTCATCAGAGTCCTCTGGTCATTCATGCACTGCTGCACAGCCTGTTacacaaaaaccacacaaagaTAAATTTACAGAAGTGGGGGTAACCTAACCTTCCAAGGGTCAAATCGCAGCATGAGCAATCAGTAAAAAGGAGAGTGTTTAGGTACCTGTGCACTGTCTGTCCTCCGGGGCTCGTCTAGCTTACTGATGGCTCTCAGGAGCAGGCTGGAGGCCACATGAAGATCATAGACAAATGGGAAGAGTTTCTACAGAATAAAACATGCGGATaaacagtgaagaagaaacacctGATCAGTGAGAAGCGAGGCAGGGACAAATGGAAACAGGTAATGTAATAATGTGACGGTCTCACCTGGTGCAGGTCCTTCCAGTCAATGTTACTGTGAGATAGTGTCCCATCCAGGCGGGAGCTCAGCTGACTCCCCTCCACCAGCTTGAACAATGACTTCATTGATGTCACCATATCAGTCTGTCACATTACCAGGAACATCCTTCGGTCATTACTCAGTATGTAACCACAGGGGATTATTTATGAATTGCCTTtactaaatgtgtatttttcctcgaatcttatttattatattgttttaattctgcttttggtattttaattttaactaGTTAGTGCACTGACAAAAATCTGGAACTTTGGAcacctctgtgtgtttgctgctatTAGTATGGACATGGTCAACAAACCAGTAGACCACTAGGAGGGCTAGAGCACAAACTTTCACACTCTCAGATTAATAACCCATATAAATAAGACTAAAcacagaaggtttttattttaaaaatgattctgaAGTCTAAAAAAGCTGACCTGTATCCCTGGACACCTTTCTGGTCTGAAGTTGCTCTCTTTGTCCACCAGCAGAACCAAACTGTTCGCTGCTTGGGGGCACTGTTCCTGCAACAGTTTAACACTCCACTGAGCTAATGACGTCAAATAAATCAATACATACATACTGGAAACAAATATCATTTGTTGCTCTCTTGCAACAGGAGCTGATACATTTTAGGACTTGATGTTTCACTCAGCATTTATGATCTGCACTCAGCCAGACATTAGCACATAAAACATCAATTACCTCTGATCTGCTGTAGTGAGCTGTAATAAAGAAAGTTTGTTTGCTTCATACCTGAAGAGTCATCAAAGCCTTGTAGAGCTGCGGCTGAGGATTTGTTTTCCTCGCATCGAACACTAGTGTCATCCCAGCTTCTCTGATTTCTTTCCTACATAAACAAACATTCACATTAGTTCATAACATTTCCACAATAAAACAGAGACGACCGCATGCAGCGTGTGCCTGTTTTAAGCTTTTGGTTAAATTATTTATTCCCTTCATACCTGGTAATAGAGTAGAAGTAGAGCAGCATCTGGAAGATCTCCTGGCTTGTTACCGCTGTTCGCCATCCCTGGTGGTCACCATACAGTTCAACTACTGCCCTGCCCACCCTGTCTCTGCCGCCTGGAGGGGTtagagaaaggagagaggaggagaataacaaaacaaaaaaaagttttctgctCATGAGGATTTGCACAAACCAGCTGATGCATTTTCAAAAGtttgaaagagagagaaacttTCCTTTATTGTGTCACTGAATGCCAAATAATATTGTAACTGACAAAAGCAGTGAGACTACACTATCTGATAGCAACAGTGGTGAGTACAAGGACCAAAGAataggaaacagaaaaacagagcaaCAAATAGAAAAGAGGAGCAACCAGAGGGTCACAATTAAAGTTAAAGGACAAGTGCAAAGGATTTAGGGGCTTCTATTAGCAGTAATAGATTAAGCAGTAGTATTCATATTTATGATTTCATTGGTGTAACTAAAAGTCAATGTGCTTTGCTAGCTTAGAATGAGCTTCACATCTACATGAGGAGTCCACCTCATTGCACCCACATGTTTCTGCAGCAGCCCAACATACAAACAAAGACTAAACAGGGTCattcacatttttctgttgaATTTTGTTGGTTAAATTCTGAAATTTCACTGTTAGGTGCCACCAAGTCATACACAATGATAAGTGAGTTTTAcagcaagacaaaaaaataaatgttctaTATGAGAGGAAAGACAATTAAATagccatctttattcttcttaaagaaagaaaatcatagAAACAAACTCTTACACTGAAATACTGACATACATTACATAACAGAGCAGCATAGATGCTATTTTTGCACGATGCCCTTTTGTGCACagtggagaattttatattgatgtttttacacatgcactgcagccctgaacttttctaGACTCCAACAGAGGTGCAGCGATGTGTAACTGCACCCAGCAGTCCACTGAAGCCACAGCTACTGAGTGTGCTGTAGTGCAGTATGTGAGAAAGGGCAATAATGTCCGAAGCTAATTCGCCAATCTGTGCACATGGATTATAATGACCAGGTGCTGATCTTATTAACTGTATTTCAAATTAGTTACCTGTGAGAGATGCTACTCCCAGATAGAGGGGGTGGGCTCCGGGGTCTGGAGATCCTAGGGGTAAGTGGTCAGGTCTAGGACGAGCAGAGGGAGGCTGGGATGTCTTCTGTTTCTCTGCCACTAGAGGTGTATCTGTCTGTGATGGGTTCGGTGTTTGATGGCTATTTCTGCTAGTTACTGAAGTGCTTCCAAGCTGAGCACCATCTGAAGAAAGTttggaaataaaattaaatttaccTATCAACAACAGcgacaacaacagcaacagcaaagctctattgtaaaaataaaaatgtgacaagAATGGCTTGACCCTGTACCTGGAACAACCATCTTCCTCCTGTTGAGCTTTGGTGAAACTAATCGGAAGGCGGtgctgtttttacatttaaccACATGCAGCTGGGGAATCTCTGCACAGGAGTCAGTATTTTCTCTTCTCCTGACATTTTTACCATCAACAATAACCAGTTCACACTTCTCTGAGGTGTCCACCACAGCGGTGGAGAGGGATGAACACCTTCTATCTGATATGCATGCTTGTCCGTTttgtgatgcagtgaaggacgTCCCTGCAGAATTAGTTCTGCTTTGCAGCTGCTCGCAGGGTTTGAGGGTCATGTGCATCCCAGAAATTTCATTAGAACTAAATGGTAATCCACAGTGTTTGGTGGAGACATGTGACTGTCTGGTACCATTTGAGCTTGACAGAGCTTTAGCGTTGGCCATCTGTGTTCCATTCACATTGTGTGTACTGCCATaagatttggcagattttacaTCTTGTGGTCCCAAAATGGCACAGTGGTCCTATCATTTGTCTGCTCTGGTAGCTCACCAAAGTGTAAAGCATCTATTCCCCTGGAAGTGATGTTTGCATCTCCTGGTTTCCAACATGGAACTGTGTTATATTCTCCTGATTCCTTACAGACAGATTCAGTGACAGAGGAAGGAGGGTGGTTTTGCATCCCAGGCTCACAAAGCATTCTTTGCACATTAGCACATGGATCCCTTGTTTTAGTTTCAAGTGGCCCCTGTCTGTTATTACACACTGAGAAATCACCATCTTCCTCCACCACAGCTAACGCAtctcccctc from Archocentrus centrarchus isolate MPI-CPG fArcCen1 chromosome 7, fArcCen1, whole genome shotgun sequence encodes:
- the LOC115783232 gene encoding pleckstrin homology domain-containing family G member 4B-like translates to MANAKALSSSNGTRQSHVSTKHCGLPFSSNEISGMHMTLKPCEQLQSRTNSAGTSFTASQNGQACISDRRCSSLSTAVVDTSEKCELVIVDGKNVRRRENTDSCAEIPQLHVVKCKNSTAFRLVSPKLNRRKMVVPDGAQLGSTSVTSRNSHQTPNPSQTDTPLVAEKQKTSQPPSARPRPDHLPLGSPDPGAHPLYLGVASLTGGRDRVGRAVVELYGDHQGWRTAVTSQEIFQMLLYFYSITRKEIREAGMTLVFDARKTNPQPQLYKALMTLQEQCPQAANSLVLLVDKESNFRPERCPGIQTDMVTSMKSLFKLVEGSQLSSRLDGTLSHSNIDWKDLHQKLFPFVYDLHVASSLLLRAISKLDEPRRTDSAQAVQQCMNDQRTLMRDVLEDSRLVSLQREGGAILARLRKESDLKYPHCEDFSDAVDSVTSLYNHVEEQAHFLVQRSNVSLEHLEYLLQLREMEGHFTQIQQWVNEEGERHLLEAESVEDSGDRMEQILNSFTGFLIEANDRRHHAMSLVSEAEQLQQNGLSYPETETFKEFVYAFKSGLEDFLCRAEECGRELQIMVNVCDFCEQATALANECTDYLDQSQSRIHAVQDFESASQAHQRDLLHQNQHSSPNVSSLCQSDIHAEHGSDPTTTSISPSCTDSSILRAFQDRFQQFSPERFQEVKAQASFLRGPRGMRVWNFAWLRCQEARQQLQERMQNVDEVYHHQPDSSSWCEGHFVDVVSTNVQTASPGGQNLVVQSTPGPRHPQWESIVSGTVDLGKRRPILGNKSPNSTTVACCNIIIKPEDRSDAGTYQGSKVPPQSPHRSAKRTEREPRRRQTSRARSERDAAALSQSHTVGCQWFPWGRGLGARSASQDSCTPGAAPVGSSTPPEQRVRTSSSCSHYGQPSCRILQEAQKFQISRHGSFCSEDSCMSEQGAAEGKGTSWCKHSSLPIGRYEGAFCLASPQRSASNALRLQRVMEELVFTEREYIRSLGYILTHYLPLMDRLDIPQDLRGKRGVIFGNLEKLYDFHSHYFLPELEACPREPAMMARCFLRHSESFGLYALYSKNKPQSDALILHRRHDIFKKKQQELGDMMDLSSYLLRPIQRISKYSLLLQDMLALAGSYSPKDMIQDTPCMSSMCTQSVSSPTMHVPDLTSSERERERVEIQAAADLIRFQMRHGNDLLTMDAIQDCDVNLKEQGQLIRQDEFTVFFRKKKCVRRVFLFEDLILFSKTKKTDVGNDVYIYKQSFKTSDIGMTHNSGMSGLCFEIWFRRRKSEDTYTLRASSMEMKKAWTTDLERILWDQAAHSRELRMQERVFMGMGRKPFMDIQPSDAAICDRAISCVLPGRIPMAYCSHRGLEYPRPHSIDSGSTTSTTLSQSSSSSGRGSLPPAGHPGNLSQGVDTNPAVCSSADIVTDNELNNHHLNHHHLHRNCEQCETHHPLMDSSESSGECTNLFSSSAHSCLSAIGGERVDDSSCVSQSSQTQPPICRTPSLRKNSSPATTRKKPGVAPKPPHLANSQVQGDKLVIGKST